Proteins encoded together in one Leptospira meyeri window:
- a CDS encoding Fur family transcriptional regulator, with the protein MLAFEEYLKEKGLKITNQRLLVAQKIFSSHNHFTAEGLLDELKDNKDRISKATIYRILAIMVEAGLLEEHDFGKDYKYYEHIIGHEHHDHIICMQCGRIVEFIDERIEELQNKAASENGFTITGHSLNIFGNCLNFATCEHKIKK; encoded by the coding sequence ATGCTCGCCTTTGAAGAGTATTTGAAAGAAAAAGGACTGAAAATCACCAACCAACGTTTGTTAGTTGCACAAAAGATTTTTTCTTCACATAATCATTTTACCGCCGAAGGTCTTTTGGATGAATTAAAAGACAATAAGGATCGAATTTCCAAAGCAACCATCTACCGAATTCTTGCCATTATGGTAGAAGCAGGATTACTCGAAGAACATGACTTTGGTAAAGATTACAAATATTATGAACATATTATCGGCCATGAACATCATGATCATATAATCTGTATGCAATGTGGACGTATTGTTGAATTCATTGATGAACGAATTGAAGAACTACAAAACAAGGCAGCTTCTGAAAATGGATTTACGATCACTGGACATAGTTTGAATATTTTTGGTAATTGTTTGAATTTTGCCACTTGCGAACATAAAATCAAAAAATAG
- a CDS encoding extracellular solute-binding protein has protein sequence MFHNKVQIFKYSSSLRKIVLVGLAGLLSMLFFLHCSEEDSKESLSKVNDLPWEGDLSSIPNALRLKNPVADPKAKKGGRIRIYSHQFPKSLNYYLDQFTTTARIFTSLYEPLTGYHPLTLETIPHLARDWKISPDKKKFTFYLDPNARWSDGRAVTADDVIFTYDTIMNPKNGTAVFRVSLSRFLKPVRVDDLTVVFEAKEVHWNNFNDIASSIFILPKHHFEGKDFNKENMEFPIVSGPYKITEVKKNRYIKLERRGDWWQRAYPFNEGRNNFDQIVYKVYNEEAVALQAFKKGDIDIYPVYSAFVWVEEAKGDAFDKNWIAKQRIFNLKPIGFQGWAMNSRRSIFSDKRVREAMNLLVDRKLMIDKLAYGEYDPTNSYYPDFYLGGEKNPNQPTEFNIEKARKLLAEAGWKPNAEGILEKDGKPFQFSILDRDKKTEKYFTVFLEKAKEVGIRASIDTLDLAAWSERVDKYDFDMTWAAWGSGVFKDPESQWLSKYADEEGQPNLPGLKIAEVDKLIERQKTEFSVSKRNEILKQIDRIIYKEYPYVLLWHLPSTRLLYWQKYGVPNLPLGKYGDESFSSDYWWYDEEKDKKLSDAVSRKEKFSDYEAIVRWK, from the coding sequence ATGTTTCATAACAAAGTTCAAATATTCAAGTATAGTTCTTCCCTACGCAAGATAGTTTTGGTCGGTTTGGCAGGACTTTTGTCAATGCTCTTCTTCCTCCATTGTTCAGAAGAAGATTCAAAAGAATCCTTGTCCAAGGTAAATGATCTTCCTTGGGAAGGGGATCTGTCCTCCATTCCCAATGCACTTCGATTGAAAAATCCAGTGGCAGATCCTAAGGCTAAAAAAGGTGGAAGGATTCGGATTTATTCTCATCAATTTCCAAAATCTTTGAACTATTATTTGGACCAGTTTACAACTACTGCCAGGATCTTTACAAGTTTGTATGAACCACTTACTGGCTACCACCCGCTGACATTAGAAACCATTCCTCATTTAGCAAGGGATTGGAAAATTTCTCCAGACAAAAAGAAATTTACATTCTATTTAGATCCGAATGCGAGGTGGTCCGATGGGAGAGCCGTAACTGCTGATGATGTGATTTTTACCTATGATACGATCATGAATCCCAAAAATGGAACAGCAGTGTTCCGTGTATCATTGTCTAGATTTTTAAAACCAGTGAGGGTAGATGATCTAACAGTTGTTTTTGAAGCCAAGGAAGTTCATTGGAATAATTTCAACGATATTGCTTCGTCAATCTTCATCTTACCGAAACATCATTTCGAAGGAAAAGATTTTAACAAGGAAAATATGGAATTCCCTATTGTTTCAGGTCCTTACAAAATCACTGAAGTCAAAAAGAACCGCTATATTAAACTAGAAAGAAGAGGTGACTGGTGGCAAAGGGCTTATCCTTTTAACGAAGGCCGTAACAACTTTGACCAAATCGTTTATAAGGTTTATAACGAAGAAGCAGTGGCACTCCAAGCCTTTAAAAAAGGCGATATCGATATTTACCCTGTTTACTCTGCTTTTGTTTGGGTAGAAGAAGCAAAAGGTGATGCCTTTGATAAAAATTGGATCGCCAAACAAAGGATATTCAATTTAAAACCGATTGGGTTTCAAGGTTGGGCGATGAATTCCAGACGTTCAATTTTCTCTGACAAACGTGTGAGAGAGGCAATGAACCTACTTGTCGATCGTAAACTGATGATCGATAAACTTGCATATGGTGAATATGATCCAACAAATAGTTATTACCCTGATTTCTATTTGGGTGGCGAAAAAAATCCAAACCAACCTACAGAATTTAATATTGAAAAAGCAAGGAAACTTTTGGCAGAGGCTGGTTGGAAACCGAATGCAGAAGGAATTTTGGAAAAAGATGGAAAACCTTTCCAGTTTTCAATCTTAGATCGAGATAAAAAAACAGAAAAGTATTTCACCGTATTCTTAGAAAAGGCAAAGGAAGTAGGAATTCGAGCTTCAATCGATACTTTGGATTTGGCGGCTTGGAGTGAACGAGTAGATAAATACGATTTTGATATGACTTGGGCCGCCTGGGGTTCTGGAGTGTTTAAAGATCCCGAATCACAGTGGCTTTCTAAATATGCAGATGAAGAGGGACAGCCAAACCTACCAGGATTAAAAATTGCAGAAGTCGATAAACTGATTGAAAGACAAAAAACGGAATTTTCTGTTTCCAAACGAAACGAAATTCTAAAACAAATCGATCGAATTATTTATAAAGAATATCCTTATGTTTTGTTATGGCACTTACCAAGTACGAGATTGTTATATTGGCAAAAATATGGAGTTCCCAATTTACCTTTGGGTAAATATGGAGATGAAAGTTTTTCTTCAGACTACTGGTGGTATGATGAAGAGAAGGATAAAAAATTGTCAGATGCAGTTTCGCGTAAGGAAAAATTTTCAGATTACGAAGCCATTGTTCGCTGGAAGTAG
- the nadC gene encoding carboxylating nicotinate-nucleotide diphosphorylase, with product MTRGYTTPVTEISEKDFEALVTLALEEDLPAGDITTDSLFNSNENCKAELLAKEEGVLCGLAVLPCLIRKTGANVKWKHILTDGAELSKGTVIGTLEGSLVDVLKMERILLNFIQYLSGIATNASKVAREFPNLLILDTRKTLPGYRKLAKYAVYTGGGANHRLNLSEMAMLKDNHVAKAGSIQSAVQIVRNANPGKKIELEIDGLSQLNEAIASNPDIILLDNFSDSETEKAIELIKEKSPKIRIECSGGITPDKLKFLSKFQDIGVSMGYLTHTVKFLDISLDIK from the coding sequence ATGACTCGAGGATATACAACACCAGTCACAGAAATTTCAGAAAAAGACTTTGAGGCATTGGTAACTCTTGCCCTAGAAGAAGATTTGCCAGCGGGAGATATCACAACAGATTCCTTATTCAACTCGAATGAAAATTGTAAAGCCGAGTTACTTGCAAAAGAAGAGGGGGTTTTGTGTGGACTTGCGGTATTGCCTTGTCTCATTCGAAAAACCGGGGCAAACGTGAAATGGAAACATATATTAACTGACGGAGCAGAACTTTCCAAAGGAACTGTCATCGGAACTTTAGAAGGTTCTCTTGTGGATGTTCTGAAAATGGAACGGATTTTATTAAATTTCATCCAATACCTTTCTGGAATTGCAACAAACGCAAGCAAGGTGGCAAGGGAATTTCCGAATCTTCTTATTTTAGATACAAGAAAAACCTTACCTGGTTATAGAAAACTTGCTAAGTATGCAGTTTATACTGGTGGGGGAGCCAATCACCGTTTAAATTTGTCTGAGATGGCCATGTTAAAAGACAATCATGTAGCAAAAGCCGGATCCATCCAATCCGCTGTACAAATTGTTCGAAATGCTAATCCGGGGAAAAAAATAGAACTAGAAATCGATGGCCTCTCGCAACTAAATGAAGCTATCGCCTCAAATCCTGATATTATTTTGTTAGATAATTTTTCTGATTCAGAAACCGAAAAAGCTATTGAACTCATCAAAGAGAAATCACCTAAAATTCGTATTGAATGTTCTGGTGGAATCACTCCTGATAAATTAAAATTTCTATCTAAATTTCAAGATATAGGTGTGAGTATGGGTTATTTAACTCATACTGTAAAATTTTTAGATATAAGTTTGGACATTAAATAA
- the tgt gene encoding tRNA guanosine(34) transglycosylase Tgt, whose amino-acid sequence MSSIFKEKSKDPGSYARTGTLDLNGIQIETPIFMPVGTRGSIKSLSSSDIDELGYNLILANTYHLYLKPGKEVLDHFHGLKNFMSYKRALLTDSGRFQVFSLASLFKFEEDGVRFQSHIDGSHHKFTPSSVIDMQRSIGSDIMMVLDDCAPYGSDLRRLELALDRTHRWAKESYNYWMENPNGQNVFPIVQGGVNESLRKRSLDTLQNINFPGIAIGGLSVGEPRPEYIRILECLAPFFDEARPRYLMGVGTVVDILEGVKNGIDMFDCVLPTRNARNGQVFTSQGKINLRNEAHRLSDGPIDPDCGCKVCVTYSLGYIRHLHKVKELTAFSLSTYHNLFFMQSFMEKMRKSIEIGNFQGFYDHWKNLFGS is encoded by the coding sequence GTGTCTTCTATTTTTAAAGAAAAATCTAAAGACCCTGGTTCTTATGCAAGAACTGGCACTCTTGATTTAAACGGAATCCAAATTGAAACTCCCATTTTTATGCCTGTGGGAACTAGAGGGAGTATCAAATCTCTTTCTTCTTCGGATATCGATGAGTTGGGATATAACTTAATCCTTGCCAATACCTATCATTTGTATTTAAAACCTGGGAAAGAAGTTTTAGACCACTTTCACGGCCTAAAAAACTTCATGTCTTACAAAAGGGCGTTACTTACCGATTCGGGCAGGTTCCAAGTGTTTAGTCTTGCGAGCCTTTTTAAATTTGAGGAAGATGGAGTTCGGTTCCAATCTCATATTGACGGTAGTCATCATAAATTCACTCCTTCCTCAGTCATTGATATGCAACGATCCATTGGCTCCGATATTATGATGGTTTTGGATGATTGTGCTCCCTATGGCAGTGATCTGAGACGATTGGAATTGGCCTTGGACAGAACACACCGCTGGGCGAAGGAATCATACAATTATTGGATGGAGAACCCCAATGGACAAAATGTATTCCCGATTGTCCAGGGAGGTGTGAACGAATCCCTTAGAAAACGAAGTTTAGATACATTACAAAATATAAATTTTCCAGGGATTGCCATTGGAGGCCTGAGTGTCGGGGAACCAAGACCAGAATACATTCGTATTTTAGAATGTTTGGCACCATTTTTTGACGAGGCGCGCCCTCGTTACCTAATGGGTGTGGGGACTGTTGTTGACATCTTAGAAGGTGTAAAAAATGGAATCGATATGTTTGATTGTGTTTTGCCAACAAGGAATGCGAGGAATGGCCAAGTGTTCACCTCTCAAGGCAAAATCAATTTAAGGAATGAAGCACATCGATTGTCAGATGGCCCCATTGACCCAGACTGTGGATGTAAAGTATGTGTAACATATAGCCTTGGCTACATTCGGCATTTACATAAAGTGAAAGAATTGACTGCTTTTTCGCTCTCAACGTACCATAACTTATTTTTTATGCAAAGCTTCATGGAAAAGATGCGAAAGTCCATAGAAATAGGCAATTTTCAGGGTTTTTATGACCATTGGAAAAATTTGTTTGGTAGCTAA
- a CDS encoding RelA/SpoT family protein translates to MGLYQDIKDKQELFEAVQKRLGPEKATLIEKAYHIADKMHEGQKRLSGEPYIIHPMNVASVLDELGLDERAIAAGLLHDVVEDTSYSKEDMAREFGEDIAALVEGVTKISEIKSQSKETEAAENIRKMLLATIKDVRVMLIKLADKTHNVRTLKFQPEEKQKRIAKEVLSLYAPIAGRLGVYKVKFELEDLAFQSLHPEEYQEIKKRVSAKKSERDEYIEKIKIILKQRLAEISIDARIDGRAKHFYSIYRKMVTKEKSFSEIFDLRAVRIITNEIKDCYGVLGIVHTLWTPIPGRFKDYIATPKTNLYQSLHTTVFGPDGRPMEVQIRTKDMNAIAENGVAAHWAYKESTNLSKTSVILQNGVENAFRMKWLEILKSWQDPSLDSKEFMEELQYDLHEDEVFVFTPKGEIIEMPKGATVLDYAFRIHTDVGLHARGGKVNGRMVTLRTELKSGDQVEIITEKSSKPSPIWLRIVKTSGARQKLRAYFRKLQEDSQRETIGSVLETQTSAIDENTIKEIKKVKIKKPHKTNPHQEESKEFGISVAGWNDVPVRVASCCTPIPGDEIIGFITRGRGVSVHKKDCSTASKQLEWMKTIPVRWEGPGEPIPIQIEVRAKDVQGIYLSMVESISSTETNILEAGASSHPNGTLTAKFMLEVDHLDQLKEILENLRMIQGVVFAERVKK, encoded by the coding sequence ATGGGTTTATACCAAGATATCAAAGACAAGCAGGAGTTATTCGAAGCAGTTCAGAAAAGACTTGGCCCAGAAAAGGCCACGTTAATTGAAAAGGCATACCATATTGCTGACAAAATGCACGAAGGCCAAAAACGTTTGTCGGGGGAACCCTATATCATTCATCCCATGAATGTAGCTTCGGTTCTGGATGAACTGGGGTTGGACGAAAGGGCCATTGCAGCAGGACTTTTGCACGATGTTGTCGAAGATACAAGTTATAGTAAAGAAGATATGGCCCGTGAATTTGGGGAAGATATTGCAGCCCTTGTAGAAGGTGTGACCAAAATTTCTGAAATCAAATCACAATCAAAAGAAACAGAAGCGGCTGAAAATATCCGAAAGATGTTACTGGCAACCATCAAAGATGTGCGTGTCATGCTCATCAAACTCGCCGACAAAACTCATAATGTACGCACCCTAAAGTTCCAACCGGAAGAAAAACAGAAAAGAATTGCAAAAGAAGTTTTATCTCTTTATGCACCGATCGCCGGCCGTTTGGGAGTTTATAAAGTAAAGTTTGAGTTAGAAGATTTGGCTTTTCAGTCGTTACATCCAGAAGAATACCAGGAAATTAAAAAAAGAGTCTCTGCAAAAAAATCAGAACGTGATGAATATATTGAAAAAATAAAAATTATCCTGAAACAAAGGTTAGCTGAGATAAGTATTGATGCTCGTATTGATGGTAGGGCAAAACATTTTTATTCAATCTACAGAAAAATGGTCACAAAGGAAAAATCTTTTTCTGAAATTTTTGACCTTCGAGCCGTTCGGATCATCACAAATGAAATCAAAGATTGTTATGGGGTTCTTGGGATTGTGCATACTCTTTGGACACCCATTCCAGGAAGATTCAAAGACTATATTGCCACTCCGAAAACTAATCTTTACCAGTCTTTACATACAACTGTTTTTGGACCTGATGGTCGGCCCATGGAAGTGCAGATCCGTACCAAAGATATGAATGCCATTGCTGAGAATGGAGTGGCTGCACACTGGGCTTATAAAGAATCCACAAACCTTTCTAAAACTTCCGTTATTTTACAGAATGGTGTAGAAAATGCCTTTCGTATGAAGTGGTTAGAAATTTTGAAATCATGGCAAGACCCAAGCCTTGACTCTAAAGAATTTATGGAAGAATTACAATATGACCTTCATGAAGATGAGGTCTTTGTTTTTACTCCTAAAGGTGAGATCATTGAAATGCCAAAGGGGGCAACCGTTCTTGATTATGCGTTCCGAATCCATACAGATGTTGGATTGCACGCTCGTGGTGGTAAGGTTAATGGTCGGATGGTTACACTTCGTACGGAATTAAAGTCTGGAGACCAGGTTGAGATCATTACGGAAAAAAGTTCAAAACCCTCTCCGATTTGGCTACGAATTGTTAAAACTTCAGGTGCAAGGCAAAAATTACGTGCTTATTTTCGAAAATTGCAAGAAGACTCTCAACGAGAAACCATTGGTTCTGTTTTAGAAACGCAAACATCTGCTATTGATGAAAACACAATCAAAGAAATCAAAAAAGTTAAGATTAAGAAACCACATAAAACAAATCCACACCAAGAAGAATCGAAGGAATTTGGGATTTCTGTTGCAGGTTGGAACGATGTGCCTGTTCGTGTGGCCTCTTGTTGTACTCCTATACCTGGAGATGAAATCATTGGATTTATCACCAGGGGAAGGGGAGTGAGTGTTCATAAAAAAGATTGTTCGACGGCAAGTAAACAACTTGAGTGGATGAAAACCATTCCAGTCCGTTGGGAAGGGCCAGGGGAACCCATCCCGATCCAAATTGAAGTGCGTGCGAAAGACGTACAGGGTATCTACTTATCGATGGTAGAATCAATTTCCAGTACGGAAACAAATATTTTAGAAGCGGGGGCCTCTTCGCATCCTAATGGAACACTAACCGCCAAATTTATGTTAGAAGTGGATCATTTGGACCAACTCAAAGAAATTTTAGAAAACTTACGAATGATCCAAGGTGTGGTTTTTGCCGAGAGGGTTAAAAAATAA
- a CDS encoding STAS domain-containing protein, with amino-acid sequence MEITRREKDKIVVLDINGEIDLYNAPEIKDVIAKLIEEQKYCIVINLEKVSYIDSSGIGALISSLSNLKKYQGGLKIINVAGSVRKVFELTKLTSFFEIFDSEDEAVTAFK; translated from the coding sequence ATGGAAATCACCAGAAGGGAAAAAGATAAAATCGTAGTCCTTGATATAAACGGGGAAATCGACCTTTATAACGCGCCTGAGATCAAGGATGTAATTGCCAAATTGATCGAAGAACAAAAATATTGCATCGTCATCAATCTCGAGAAGGTTTCCTACATCGACTCTTCCGGAATTGGAGCTTTAATTTCAAGTTTATCTAACTTGAAGAAATACCAAGGTGGGCTTAAAATCATCAACGTAGCTGGTTCAGTTCGTAAGGTATTTGAACTCACAAAGTTGACTTCATTTTTTGAAATTTTCGACAGCGAAGACGAAGCCGTCACTGCTTTCAAGTAA
- a CDS encoding LPS assembly lipoprotein LptE, which produces MKRGIVFFFFIFVFSGCAFLFKEPGRPPKIDGVPIPDSKRLIYIQNVRNNTYSPGMHTRLTQMIIEEIDRRGRFITTREKTLAKYRLYAEIVHYQQVGDLMDLADRQITSELFVVTRVEIIEAETGNKIPMERSEIPGRVHFSTQVGFRESELEAQNRLLRVMALRIAEESERAWYYSLSGILN; this is translated from the coding sequence ATGAAACGAGGCATTGTTTTCTTCTTCTTCATTTTCGTCTTTTCTGGTTGTGCCTTTTTATTTAAGGAGCCGGGCCGCCCCCCTAAAATTGATGGAGTTCCTATCCCTGATTCCAAACGTTTGATTTACATCCAAAATGTCAGAAACAATACCTATTCCCCAGGAATGCACACTCGTCTGACTCAGATGATCATAGAAGAAATAGACAGACGAGGAAGGTTTATCACCACCCGTGAAAAAACTCTCGCGAAATACCGGTTGTATGCGGAGATTGTCCACTACCAACAAGTCGGTGATCTTATGGATCTTGCTGACAGACAAATTACCTCGGAACTATTCGTAGTCACTCGAGTGGAAATCATTGAGGCGGAGACGGGAAATAAAATCCCTATGGAACGCAGCGAAATTCCCGGACGGGTCCATTTTTCGACCCAAGTTGGATTTCGGGAATCAGAATTGGAAGCTCAAAATCGCCTGCTTCGGGTGATGGCGCTTCGCATTGCAGAAGAATCAGAAAGAGCATGGTATTATTCTCTTTCTGGAATTTTGAATTAA
- a CDS encoding lipoprotein LipL71, producing MLRKEKTTVFLSGLVLFSIGFVNCAQELPLKELELAKSQVERAERLSAEEYAPEEYSEAKKSLVSANEFASEEKASDSKKSADYAISKAYDALEKTLPKLAAKSREEAVTAIDAADEAYAAEYTPEEFKKAVTARDAGESKLAQADASLASYLREDKDETAKELKRTVALQEYEDAHNSFVEAAKISQNAKKVALDRSGSVRQSADEVDAVLEKAYTYSKGGNPAIDEEKARVASAREDIEAGRLKTADEKIKTARLASASLLATAVKDHAKNRNLQAREVVEDANARFGELNAETYLKSNAKESYASTQENLGASNESLQASGNLLEQEKFDDSISQSEEAIRLAEISIDQIETLKGKSTVAKKDRKTAETDTTTTTTTEETTEKASSSQVEELSGGWKRYTVEKSNPADCLWRIADREDIYSDAKLWPRIFEANRKSIRNKNLIYPKQKLNIPPKTGKIGKAPKQ from the coding sequence ATGTTAAGAAAGGAAAAGACAACAGTCTTTCTCTCTGGTTTGGTATTGTTTTCCATTGGATTTGTTAATTGTGCCCAAGAACTACCATTAAAAGAACTAGAGCTTGCCAAATCGCAAGTAGAAAGAGCAGAGAGACTTTCTGCTGAAGAATATGCTCCTGAGGAATATTCGGAAGCGAAAAAAAGTTTAGTTTCTGCTAATGAATTTGCTTCTGAAGAAAAGGCTTCTGATTCTAAAAAAAGTGCGGACTATGCCATTTCGAAAGCTTATGATGCTTTAGAAAAAACCTTACCAAAACTTGCCGCAAAATCTCGTGAAGAAGCTGTGACAGCCATTGATGCTGCTGATGAAGCCTATGCCGCTGAATACACTCCTGAAGAATTTAAAAAAGCTGTGACAGCAAGAGATGCAGGGGAGTCCAAGTTGGCACAAGCAGATGCAAGTCTTGCCTCGTATCTACGTGAAGATAAAGACGAAACAGCAAAAGAACTAAAACGAACTGTTGCCTTACAAGAATATGAAGATGCACATAATAGTTTCGTGGAAGCAGCGAAGATCAGCCAAAATGCCAAAAAAGTAGCTCTGGACAGATCGGGTTCTGTTCGTCAATCCGCAGATGAAGTTGATGCTGTATTAGAAAAAGCTTATACATATTCTAAAGGTGGAAATCCTGCCATCGATGAAGAAAAAGCCAGAGTTGCCTCAGCTCGTGAAGACATTGAAGCTGGACGTTTGAAAACGGCTGATGAAAAGATTAAAACTGCTCGATTGGCTTCTGCATCTTTACTTGCCACTGCAGTCAAAGATCATGCAAAAAACCGCAACTTACAAGCACGTGAAGTCGTAGAAGATGCCAATGCACGTTTTGGTGAATTGAACGCCGAAACATATTTGAAATCCAATGCAAAAGAATCTTACGCAAGCACACAAGAGAACTTAGGTGCTTCGAATGAATCTCTCCAAGCTTCTGGAAATCTTTTGGAGCAAGAAAAGTTCGATGATTCCATTTCTCAATCTGAAGAGGCCATTCGATTGGCAGAGATTTCGATTGATCAAATCGAAACTTTAAAAGGAAAATCCACTGTAGCGAAAAAAGATCGTAAAACGGCAGAAACGGATACAACCACCACTACTACTACCGAAGAGACAACAGAGAAAGCATCTTCTTCACAAGTGGAAGAACTTTCTGGTGGTTGGAAACGGTATACAGTTGAAAAATCAAACCCGGCTGACTGCCTTTGGAGAATTGCCGATAGAGAAGATATCTATAGTGATGCCAAACTCTGGCCAAGAATTTTTGAAGCCAATCGCAAATCGATTCGTAACAAAAATTTGATTTATCCAAAACAAAAATTGAATATCCCTCCTAAAACAGGGAAAATAGGAAAAGCCCCTAAACAATAA